In Stieleria varia, one genomic interval encodes:
- a CDS encoding alpha/beta fold hydrolase produces the protein MVTFLIQQIRRRLLDRMVLRPTRHPIEFAPKTRVVFDGPVGDLECFFQHSVSPQPGSPAENDELRSPDLIVLKFPGTQGRAERATSFPADALPGVHSEIWTCNPPGYGQSHGRASLRTLGASAVAFTNHVLDRHASLHGAEKPPTIWLTGNSLGCVLAMYVAAHKPQVNGIILRNPPPLIDVVKRAAARYPLGKWTAPIAESLCDTMNLMVTAPQVTCPAVLIQSLADELVPPMMQNEVVSAYSGEITIVPLAGVSHSGMPNASQTQAIHTAITELWQKTRIVGVPSS, from the coding sequence ATGGTTACTTTCTTGATCCAGCAGATCCGCCGCAGATTACTCGACCGAATGGTGCTGCGACCGACGCGGCATCCGATCGAGTTTGCGCCCAAGACGCGTGTGGTGTTTGATGGACCGGTGGGGGATTTGGAATGTTTTTTTCAGCATTCGGTTTCACCGCAACCCGGCTCCCCTGCTGAGAATGACGAGCTGCGATCTCCGGATCTGATCGTTTTGAAATTCCCGGGCACACAAGGTCGCGCGGAGCGAGCGACATCGTTTCCCGCAGATGCATTGCCCGGCGTCCATAGCGAGATCTGGACCTGCAATCCGCCCGGGTACGGACAAAGCCACGGGCGCGCGAGCTTGCGAACCTTGGGTGCGTCCGCGGTCGCGTTCACCAACCATGTGCTGGATCGTCATGCCAGCTTGCACGGCGCCGAAAAGCCGCCCACGATTTGGTTGACCGGCAACAGCCTCGGTTGCGTCTTGGCGATGTATGTTGCTGCTCACAAGCCACAAGTCAACGGGATCATCCTGCGAAATCCGCCGCCGCTGATCGACGTGGTCAAACGAGCCGCTGCGAGATACCCGCTGGGCAAATGGACCGCGCCGATCGCTGAGAGCCTTTGTGACACGATGAACTTGATGGTCACTGCGCCTCAAGTGACTTGCCCGGCGGTCTTGATCCAATCGCTGGCCGACGAGCTTGTTCCCCCGATGATGCAAAACGAAGTCGTCTCGGCGTACTCAGGCGAAATCACGATCGTCCCCTTGGCTGGAGTATCGCACAGCGGGATGCCCAACGCATCACAGACCCAAGCGATCCACACTGCGATCACCGAGCTATGGCAAAAGACTCGAATCGTCGGAGTTCCCTCATCGTGA
- a CDS encoding C-terminal binding protein codes for MPERFRVVITDLIVEPLNHERAVLDEVADVVALGAMRESDLIGQVENADALMVYHYFRLTRATIDRLRNCRVIVRPGVGYDGIDIAAARERGIPVCNVPDYGTEEVADSAVAMAVTLARGSHFLNSRLRRGIGQWNVDQAAPIFRLRGRRFGIIGCGRIGTAAAMRAKAFGMQVSFYDPYLPDGVDKALGIHRSESLAELLSTSHLVSLHCPLTAETRGMISANEIRQIPRGGFLVNTARGGVVDSQAVVDALADGHLAGAAIDVLEHEPPPEDSPILAAWRDPSHPAHDRLLLNPHTAFYCEEGCEEFRTKGAREVLRALQGQPLRNVVNA; via the coding sequence ATGCCAGAACGTTTTCGCGTCGTGATCACAGACCTGATCGTCGAACCCCTCAATCACGAACGAGCTGTCCTTGACGAAGTAGCCGATGTGGTCGCTTTGGGTGCGATGCGTGAATCGGACTTGATCGGACAGGTCGAAAACGCCGATGCGTTGATGGTCTATCACTACTTTCGACTCACCCGTGCGACGATCGATCGGCTGCGGAACTGTCGAGTGATCGTTCGTCCCGGTGTCGGCTACGATGGGATTGATATCGCCGCGGCCAGAGAGCGTGGCATTCCGGTTTGCAACGTTCCCGATTACGGGACCGAGGAAGTCGCTGATTCGGCGGTGGCGATGGCGGTCACGCTTGCACGCGGCAGCCACTTTCTCAACAGCCGTCTGCGTCGAGGCATCGGCCAGTGGAATGTCGATCAAGCCGCACCGATATTCCGCCTTCGCGGTCGTCGCTTTGGGATCATCGGTTGTGGACGCATCGGTACCGCGGCGGCCATGCGAGCCAAAGCGTTCGGGATGCAAGTGTCCTTTTATGATCCCTACCTGCCCGATGGCGTCGATAAAGCGTTGGGGATTCATCGCTCGGAAAGCTTGGCCGAGTTGCTGTCGACATCGCACCTCGTCAGTTTGCATTGCCCATTGACGGCAGAGACACGTGGGATGATCTCGGCGAACGAAATACGGCAAATTCCCCGGGGAGGATTTTTGGTCAACACCGCTCGTGGTGGTGTGGTCGATTCCCAAGCCGTCGTCGACGCGTTGGCCGACGGGCACTTGGCCGGCGCGGCGATCGATGTCCTGGAGCATGAACCACCGCCAGAGGATTCCCCGATCTTGGCGGCTTGGCGCGACCCCAGCCATCCGGCCCACGATCGATTGCTGCTGAACCCCCACACGGCGTTCTATTGCGAAGAAGGCTGCGAGGAGTTTCGCACCAAAGGAGCCCGGGAGGTCCTGCGTGCCCTGCAAGGCCAGCCGCTGAGAAACGTCGTCAATGCATAG
- a CDS encoding serine hydrolase domain-containing protein — protein MKRRIFLGSGLALTLCPRAGAGIDESQLESAGRILANAAERGEVQSSAIFVQQSSDVFSRTYGKASDTDAMFLLASISKTISIAAVMTLFDDGRFELDDRVQRYLPEFQGAGREKITIRQLMTHVSGLPDQLPENARLRASHASLSEFVAAAVKTPLLLEPGSRYSYSSMAILLATEVARRISGRSITDLAHERIFKPLRMTRSAMGLGAFKISDVVMNQVDRAAPESGAGDPSTKSWDWNSPYWRKLGAPWGTAHGSADDVARFLHEFLHPTGRILKPETIKLMISNQNPPNIRPRGLAFDLGQIGNTPYLSEETFGHTGSTGTICWADPSTDSICVILTTLPYQAVSPHPRDLVATNVAKALRKPYANGR, from the coding sequence ATGAAACGACGAATCTTTCTGGGAAGTGGTCTAGCTCTGACGCTTTGCCCTCGCGCGGGAGCTGGTATTGATGAATCGCAGCTTGAAAGCGCTGGCAGGATCCTGGCCAATGCTGCCGAGCGAGGGGAGGTACAATCGAGTGCTATCTTCGTCCAGCAGAGCTCGGATGTCTTTTCGCGAACGTATGGCAAAGCGAGTGACACCGATGCGATGTTCTTGCTGGCGTCGATTTCAAAAACGATCTCGATTGCCGCTGTGATGACGCTTTTCGATGACGGACGCTTTGAGCTGGATGATCGCGTTCAGCGGTACCTTCCCGAGTTTCAAGGCGCCGGGCGTGAGAAGATCACGATCCGCCAGTTGATGACGCATGTTTCGGGGCTTCCCGATCAACTTCCCGAGAACGCCCGACTACGCGCGTCGCATGCGTCGCTTTCCGAGTTCGTTGCCGCCGCGGTCAAGACGCCGCTGTTGCTGGAGCCCGGCAGCCGATACAGCTATTCAAGCATGGCGATTTTACTGGCTACCGAAGTCGCCCGGCGGATCAGTGGTCGTTCGATTACAGACTTGGCGCACGAGCGGATCTTTAAACCACTGCGGATGACGCGCTCGGCGATGGGTCTCGGGGCGTTCAAGATCTCGGACGTCGTGATGAATCAGGTCGATCGGGCTGCTCCTGAGTCGGGCGCGGGCGATCCATCGACGAAATCTTGGGACTGGAACAGTCCGTACTGGAGAAAGCTTGGGGCTCCTTGGGGTACTGCTCACGGTTCGGCGGACGACGTCGCTCGTTTCCTGCACGAGTTTCTGCATCCGACCGGACGGATCCTCAAACCAGAAACCATCAAGCTGATGATCAGCAATCAGAATCCACCGAACATTCGACCACGTGGGCTGGCGTTTGATCTCGGGCAAATCGGCAATACACCTTACCTGAGTGAAGAAACCTTTGGGCACACTGGATCAACCGGAACGATCTGTTGGGCCGATCCGTCGACGGATTCAATCTGCGTGATTCTGACGACGCTGCCCTACCAAGCGGTCTCTCCCCACCCCAGGGATCTGGTCGCGACAAATGTCGCCAAGGCGTTGCGAAAACCCTACGCCAATGGCAGATGA
- a CDS encoding ThuA domain-containing protein, with amino-acid sequence MSSFQLTFVCLVLSAVALSFEPRAGADTPFADGLVVHLDASRISDSQKLGPVHQWDNLVAGISGFRQNDAAAQPELLKVGESFVVRFDGDGDHMRSVGTDRIGLTEMSVFVVAAPHRNPGDYSGLVAANAKQQRDYQSGFNLDLGAASSLKLDTINVEGRGFGGARDLLNQSLAFGAPRVFTVIADPQKRLISLRVDGSAAGQRASQGEVMSFDELTLGARYYTNGPGEQQVRCGLDGDIAELLIYDRTLSVAEIQQVETYLTSKYSRLRIDLPATLDMAVDATPLVKAENPPAIQMLLPGFTVREIPVELTNVNNVRFRSDGKLVTLGYNGDIHLLSDTDGDGLEDSAKPFWRNTGSLRGPIGMLLTPDEYVHGKGVFTPSKGMLSLIVDKDGDDVADDEIVVASGWDEITQNVDATGVAMDDEGYLYFGLGTANYANAYLIDDQGTAQYDINSDRGTVQRVSPDFKTRETVCTGIRFPIAFAFNREGDLFCSEQEGATWLANGNPLDELLHIVPDRHYGFPPRHPRHNPDVIDEPSVFDYSPQHQSTCGMVFNQSVNGGPVFGPDWWADSAIVCGESRGKIWRTQLCKSSNGYVASTQLIACLQMLTVDACVAPDGDLVVACHSGPPDWGTGPTGIGKLFRIQMSDPEAARPLLAWPSSQREIQIAFDRPLDANMLKGIADQIVIQYGDHVRAGDSFENLVPPYAVVQRQLLAPRKSLAVRGISVSADRRNVLIQTDAMPVSSHYSISIPYDSGGASVPTDALGQHGQHRQLDIDLTLHGIETAFRSSAADDAVWSGWMPHLDWQVSNELTRQSVSHDELRSMIGQGGVLSMQTKLDLSDILRPKVQPGSTLDYQWPEEQVTLVVRSSQPLTLISAGKTAVATRTNDDRYEVRLAVPAADAESFPLTVETLVKRGTEPDLTVAVSTNEDDRLRALPLRRFFLPWSTKSQQESTPPSNTKVAELDGGNWGAGRRVFHSEAASCWKCHAIHSAGPNIGPDLTNLVHRDYASVLRDIQNPSFAINPDYLGQTVLMNDGRVLTGVLQTKDGKLSLADATGKLTFIDKEAIDTIKPAEVSVMPKGLHEKLTQTQMRDLMTFLLTPAPHMPLDSPLPAPPVRTQAEVAYVLADSQPLPDTLTPLRVVLVAGKKDHGPGEHDYPAWQIQWGQLLAAAAEVSVELAWDFPSDTQLGQADVLIFFQKGTWNDTRQEKMDSFFDRGGGAVYIHWAVNGDDRVADFSDRIGMASRGGSIGYRHGPLSLAVHNTDHPIMRNIEPLQLYDESYWRLTGEPSDVTLFATSMEDGAPQPQLWSYERSAGRVFVSIPGHYNWTFDDPIFRTLLLRGIAWTAKQPVDRFNELVPLGARMSK; translated from the coding sequence ATGTCGTCCTTTCAACTTACCTTTGTTTGTTTGGTCCTCTCCGCTGTTGCGTTGTCCTTCGAACCACGGGCAGGTGCCGACACACCTTTCGCGGACGGACTCGTTGTTCACTTGGACGCGAGCAGAATCAGCGACTCACAGAAACTTGGCCCCGTACATCAGTGGGACAATCTGGTAGCAGGTATTAGCGGGTTTCGGCAAAACGATGCGGCTGCACAGCCTGAGTTGCTGAAAGTAGGCGAGTCCTTTGTCGTGCGTTTCGACGGCGATGGTGACCACATGCGAAGCGTCGGCACTGACCGCATCGGACTCACTGAGATGTCTGTGTTCGTTGTTGCCGCTCCTCATCGGAACCCGGGAGACTACAGCGGACTGGTCGCTGCCAATGCCAAGCAGCAACGCGACTATCAATCGGGATTCAATCTCGACTTGGGTGCTGCATCATCGCTGAAACTCGACACCATCAATGTCGAAGGACGCGGGTTCGGCGGAGCACGCGATTTGTTGAATCAAAGTCTTGCGTTCGGGGCGCCGCGTGTTTTCACGGTGATCGCAGACCCGCAAAAACGATTGATCTCGTTGCGAGTTGACGGCAGTGCTGCAGGTCAGCGAGCCAGCCAGGGAGAGGTGATGTCGTTTGATGAATTGACGCTCGGTGCCAGATACTACACCAACGGTCCCGGTGAACAACAAGTCCGCTGTGGACTTGATGGTGATATCGCAGAGCTGTTGATATACGACCGGACGCTTTCGGTAGCAGAGATTCAACAGGTCGAGACGTACCTGACGAGCAAGTATTCGCGACTGAGGATCGACTTGCCTGCGACGCTGGATATGGCCGTTGATGCGACGCCGCTGGTGAAGGCGGAGAACCCGCCTGCGATTCAGATGCTGCTGCCAGGATTTACCGTTCGGGAGATTCCGGTCGAACTGACCAACGTCAATAACGTACGCTTTCGATCCGATGGAAAGCTCGTCACGCTCGGATACAACGGCGATATCCATCTGTTGAGTGACACTGACGGTGACGGACTGGAGGACAGTGCAAAACCATTCTGGCGCAACACTGGCAGCTTGCGAGGTCCCATCGGGATGTTACTGACCCCAGACGAGTACGTTCACGGAAAAGGGGTGTTCACGCCCAGCAAAGGCATGCTGTCGTTGATCGTCGACAAAGACGGGGACGACGTTGCCGATGACGAAATCGTTGTGGCGAGCGGCTGGGATGAAATCACTCAAAATGTCGACGCGACCGGCGTGGCAATGGACGACGAAGGTTACCTCTATTTTGGTCTCGGCACGGCGAATTACGCCAACGCTTATTTGATCGACGATCAGGGCACGGCCCAATACGACATCAATAGTGACCGCGGCACGGTACAACGCGTGTCACCTGATTTCAAAACACGCGAAACGGTATGCACGGGAATCCGATTCCCCATCGCATTCGCATTCAATCGCGAGGGAGATTTGTTTTGTAGTGAACAGGAGGGTGCGACTTGGCTGGCCAACGGCAACCCGTTGGATGAATTGCTGCACATCGTGCCTGATCGCCACTACGGATTTCCGCCGCGACATCCCCGCCACAACCCCGACGTGATCGACGAACCATCGGTGTTCGATTATTCACCACAGCACCAGTCGACTTGCGGGATGGTTTTCAATCAGTCCGTCAACGGTGGCCCGGTTTTTGGCCCCGACTGGTGGGCGGACAGTGCGATTGTGTGTGGCGAGTCGCGTGGGAAAATCTGGCGGACACAGCTCTGCAAATCGTCCAACGGATATGTCGCGTCGACACAATTGATCGCTTGTCTGCAAATGCTGACAGTCGATGCCTGCGTCGCGCCCGATGGTGATTTGGTGGTTGCCTGCCACAGTGGTCCGCCGGACTGGGGGACGGGGCCGACAGGGATCGGAAAACTATTTCGCATCCAGATGTCGGATCCCGAGGCGGCCCGTCCGCTGCTGGCGTGGCCAAGTTCGCAACGCGAAATTCAAATCGCGTTTGATCGTCCACTGGACGCAAACATGCTGAAGGGCATCGCGGACCAAATCGTGATCCAGTATGGAGACCATGTCCGTGCGGGCGATTCGTTCGAAAATCTGGTTCCGCCGTACGCGGTGGTGCAGCGTCAATTACTCGCTCCGCGAAAGTCGCTGGCGGTTCGAGGTATCTCGGTGTCCGCCGATCGACGCAACGTTTTGATTCAGACCGATGCGATGCCAGTCAGTTCGCACTACTCGATCTCGATTCCCTACGATAGCGGCGGGGCGAGCGTGCCGACCGATGCGCTTGGTCAGCACGGACAGCACAGGCAACTCGATATCGACCTGACGCTCCATGGCATCGAGACAGCGTTTCGTTCGTCCGCTGCGGATGACGCGGTGTGGAGTGGATGGATGCCCCATCTCGACTGGCAAGTCAGCAATGAGCTAACACGACAGAGCGTGTCGCATGATGAGTTGCGATCGATGATCGGTCAGGGCGGCGTGTTATCGATGCAGACAAAGCTGGATCTGTCCGACATTCTGCGGCCGAAGGTACAACCGGGCTCGACGCTCGACTACCAGTGGCCCGAAGAACAAGTGACCCTGGTAGTGAGATCGTCTCAGCCCTTGACGCTGATCAGTGCCGGCAAGACAGCGGTTGCCACTCGGACGAACGATGATCGCTATGAAGTTCGGCTGGCTGTCCCTGCTGCCGACGCTGAGAGTTTTCCTTTGACCGTGGAAACTTTGGTCAAACGCGGCACAGAGCCGGACTTGACCGTTGCCGTTTCGACCAATGAAGACGACCGGCTGCGTGCATTGCCGCTGCGGCGATTCTTCTTGCCATGGTCGACGAAGTCACAGCAGGAATCGACTCCCCCATCGAACACTAAGGTCGCGGAGCTCGATGGTGGCAACTGGGGTGCCGGACGCAGGGTCTTTCATAGTGAGGCGGCGAGTTGTTGGAAATGCCACGCGATTCACTCAGCGGGACCAAATATCGGCCCGGACCTGACGAACCTGGTGCACCGAGACTACGCATCTGTTTTGCGTGACATTCAAAATCCCAGTTTCGCGATCAACCCGGACTACTTGGGGCAGACGGTGTTGATGAACGACGGTCGCGTGTTGACTGGCGTGCTGCAAACCAAGGACGGAAAGTTGTCTCTGGCCGATGCGACGGGAAAGCTGACGTTCATCGACAAGGAGGCGATTGATACGATCAAGCCGGCTGAGGTTTCGGTGATGCCCAAGGGGCTGCATGAAAAGCTGACGCAGACGCAGATGCGTGATCTGATGACTTTCCTGTTGACCCCGGCACCGCACATGCCGCTGGATTCACCGCTGCCCGCTCCGCCGGTTCGCACGCAAGCCGAAGTCGCATACGTGCTGGCCGATTCGCAACCGTTGCCCGATACGCTCACTCCCTTGCGTGTCGTGTTGGTAGCGGGCAAAAAGGATCACGGACCGGGCGAGCACGATTATCCGGCTTGGCAAATTCAATGGGGACAACTTCTGGCCGCGGCTGCCGAAGTCAGCGTGGAGCTGGCGTGGGACTTTCCCAGTGATACACAACTCGGTCAGGCCGACGTGCTGATCTTCTTTCAGAAAGGCACGTGGAATGACACGAGACAAGAAAAGATGGACTCGTTCTTTGATCGCGGCGGCGGAGCGGTTTACATTCACTGGGCGGTCAACGGTGACGACCGCGTGGCGGACTTCTCCGATCGCATCGGAATGGCGTCGCGGGGCGGCAGCATCGGGTATCGACACGGCCCCCTTTCACTGGCCGTTCACAATACGGATCACCCGATCATGCGCAACATCGAACCGCTGCAATTGTACGACGAAAGCTACTGGCGACTGACCGGTGAACCGTCGGACGTGACTTTGTTTGCAACCAGCATGGAGGACGGTGCTCCACAGCCGCAGTTGTGGTCCTACGAACGCTCAGCCGGACGGGTCTTCGTCAGCATTCCAGGACACTACAACTGGACATTCGACGATCCGATTTTTCGCACCCTCTTGCTGCGGGGAATCGCGTGGACGGCAAAGCAGCCGGTGGATCGCTTCAATGAACTCGTTCCGCTGGGCGCGAGAATGTCAAAGTAG
- a CDS encoding DUF1206 domain-containing protein — protein MSITQPATGRDPDSRSWHGFETRSMPEVPPWVETLGRFGHVAKGVVYFIIGFLAFKLAVGAGGEISGSRDAIREIGQQPFGQFLLGLTSIGLIGYTAWRWVQAAKDTEGVGEDAKGIAKRIGYAVSGLGYLMLGCFAGSLALGIAGTSRSGDEGMTSSLLDSTWGRLVLAVAGAITIGVAVYFVYKAYRAKFMTTYQINKMSETARKAALNAGRIGLSTRGVAFAIIGGFILMSAIRGTSDGEIAGMSDALAAIAAQTYGKLLIGITGFGLMCYAVHMFLMARYRKFNVTS, from the coding sequence ATGTCCATCACACAACCTGCCACCGGTCGCGATCCCGATAGTCGTTCTTGGCATGGCTTTGAAACACGATCCATGCCGGAAGTCCCTCCTTGGGTCGAAACGCTCGGTCGTTTTGGTCACGTGGCCAAAGGGGTTGTCTATTTCATCATCGGATTTCTCGCTTTCAAGCTGGCGGTCGGAGCAGGTGGAGAAATCTCGGGATCACGCGATGCTATTCGTGAGATCGGACAACAGCCCTTCGGGCAGTTCTTGCTTGGTCTGACATCGATCGGCTTGATCGGATACACCGCTTGGCGATGGGTGCAAGCCGCCAAAGACACCGAAGGCGTTGGCGAGGATGCAAAAGGCATTGCCAAACGGATCGGCTACGCGGTCAGCGGATTGGGCTACCTGATGCTCGGTTGTTTTGCCGGTTCGTTGGCATTGGGCATCGCCGGAACGTCCAGATCTGGTGATGAAGGCATGACGAGTAGCCTGCTCGACTCCACGTGGGGTCGTCTGGTACTTGCAGTTGCGGGCGCGATCACGATCGGCGTCGCGGTTTATTTTGTCTACAAAGCTTACAGAGCCAAGTTCATGACGACGTACCAAATCAACAAGATGAGCGAAACGGCTCGCAAGGCAGCGCTCAACGCTGGTCGCATCGGTTTATCGACGCGTGGAGTTGCGTTCGCGATCATCGGCGGCTTCATCCTGATGTCCGCGATCCGAGGAACCTCCGATGGCGAAATCGCAGGCATGAGTGACGCACTCGCGGCCATCGCCGCTCAAACGTATGGAAAACTCCTAATCGGGATCACGGGGTTTGGGCTAATGTGTTATGCCGTTCATATGTTCCTGATGGCCCGCTACCGTAAATTCAACGTGACATCATGA
- a CDS encoding beta-lactamase hydrolase domain-containing protein, whose protein sequence is MPNRMKFNDQLTVGPQPSEDELISLPSEGFQSVINFRTDGEDEQPLSPTVEGEKIEGMGLNYLHVPVAMDAMDESKVDQFREQYESLPKPVFAHCKSGKRAGAMMMMHTASNAS, encoded by the coding sequence ATGCCCAACCGTATGAAATTCAATGATCAACTGACTGTTGGCCCGCAACCCAGTGAGGACGAGTTGATATCGCTACCCAGTGAAGGGTTCCAATCGGTTATCAATTTCCGAACCGATGGGGAAGACGAGCAACCGCTGTCGCCCACGGTCGAGGGCGAGAAGATTGAGGGCATGGGACTGAACTATCTGCATGTGCCTGTTGCGATGGATGCGATGGACGAATCGAAAGTCGATCAGTTTCGAGAGCAATATGAATCGCTTCCCAAACCGGTGTTCGCCCACTGCAAGAGCGGTAAGCGTGCCGGGGCGATGATGATGATGCACACCGCTTCCAACGCTTCGTAA
- a CDS encoding NADP-dependent oxidoreductase — MSTTTNATKSQQIELASRPDGRPEPSNFRSRTVELSPIEDGQFLVKNLWMSVDPYMRGRMKAGDSYVQAFKIDEPLEGGCVGEIVQSRHPGFSEGKLVLGQLGWREYWKSDGEGVQVVDPELAPLQAYLGVLGMTGMTAWVGLNKIAKLKPNSTVFVSAASGAVGSVVCQLAKAKDCRVIGSAGKPEKMEWLKDKAGIDECINYKEVDDLSSELASLAPDGIDVYFDNVGGDHLEAAIDAMNDFGVCVECGMISTYNATEPQPAPRNLFKVIAKRIRMQGFIVRDHMDEKDEFASEMAPLIQDGKLLWEETVTEGLKNAPDAFIGLFEGSNLGKSLVRISAD, encoded by the coding sequence ATGAGTACAACCACCAACGCAACGAAATCACAGCAAATCGAGCTCGCCTCGCGACCCGACGGCAGACCAGAGCCATCCAATTTTCGATCTCGCACCGTCGAATTGTCACCGATCGAGGATGGACAGTTTTTGGTGAAGAACCTCTGGATGTCGGTCGATCCGTACATGCGTGGCCGGATGAAGGCCGGCGACAGTTACGTACAAGCGTTTAAGATCGACGAGCCGCTCGAAGGCGGATGCGTGGGGGAGATCGTTCAGTCGCGGCACCCTGGATTTAGCGAAGGTAAACTCGTGCTCGGTCAACTCGGTTGGCGTGAATACTGGAAGTCCGACGGTGAAGGCGTGCAGGTGGTCGATCCGGAACTTGCTCCGTTGCAAGCGTACTTGGGTGTGCTTGGCATGACGGGGATGACCGCTTGGGTGGGCTTGAACAAGATCGCCAAGCTGAAACCAAACAGCACCGTGTTCGTATCGGCGGCTTCCGGTGCCGTTGGATCGGTGGTTTGTCAACTGGCCAAGGCAAAGGACTGCCGCGTCATCGGTAGTGCGGGCAAGCCAGAAAAAATGGAGTGGCTCAAAGACAAGGCCGGGATCGACGAGTGCATCAACTACAAGGAGGTCGACGACTTATCGTCTGAGCTTGCGTCGCTCGCTCCTGATGGCATCGACGTCTACTTCGACAATGTCGGCGGCGATCACTTGGAGGCGGCGATCGACGCGATGAATGACTTCGGCGTCTGCGTCGAGTGCGGAATGATCTCGACGTACAACGCAACAGAGCCGCAACCGGCCCCGCGAAACTTGTTCAAAGTCATCGCTAAACGCATCCGCATGCAAGGATTCATCGTCCGTGACCACATGGACGAAAAGGACGAGTTCGCCAGCGAGATGGCTCCGTTGATCCAAGACGGCAAGCTGTTGTGGGAAGAAACCGTCACCGAGGGTCTCAAGAACGCCCCCGATGCATTCATCGGGTTGTTTGAGGGCAGCAACCTAGGCAAGTCACTCGTCCGCATCTCCGCCGACTGA
- a CDS encoding GNAT family N-acetyltransferase — protein MTDHTTSNRNWIVRAAEVSDAAEIARIYNHYVASGGATFATKPTTLDEMESFLKLSPEPGWPRDGWFVAESQGDRRLLGWASARTFSDRFGFRHSCETAIYLDSTSVGSGAADGLQQRIEQHCVEQRIHHAVAKIIADNQRSMRFHYRYGYELVGIQKEIGRLNDQWIDLAILQKLFPLAP, from the coding sequence GTGACGGACCACACCACGTCCAATCGAAACTGGATCGTACGCGCAGCCGAAGTCAGCGACGCGGCGGAGATCGCCAGGATCTACAACCACTACGTCGCATCGGGCGGGGCCACCTTTGCAACCAAGCCGACGACACTCGATGAGATGGAATCGTTTCTCAAGCTTTCGCCCGAACCCGGTTGGCCGCGTGATGGTTGGTTCGTGGCTGAATCGCAAGGTGATCGACGATTGCTCGGTTGGGCTTCCGCTCGAACGTTCAGCGATCGATTTGGGTTTCGACACAGTTGCGAAACCGCGATCTACTTGGACTCGACCTCCGTCGGCTCGGGGGCGGCCGACGGACTGCAGCAACGCATCGAGCAGCACTGCGTCGAGCAACGCATTCACCATGCCGTGGCCAAGATCATTGCGGACAACCAACGCAGCATGCGGTTTCATTACCGTTACGGTTACGAGCTGGTGGGGATCCAGAAGGAAATCGGTCGCTTGAACGATCAATGGATCGATCTGGCCATCCTGCAAAAACTGTTTCCATTGGCCCCGTGA
- a CDS encoding CDP-alcohol phosphatidyltransferase family protein: MSSTKAPYLVHLLTASGVIPAAFAVREMVQPECNVVVVFGLLLLTTLIDAVDGPLARRFDVKETAASVDGRVIDDLLDYLTFAFIPLMLIWRMQWMPSGLGWTVTLAMMASLLGFAHREAKDEARGVFRGFPSYWNLYAIYAGVFSTQISPWLTASMLWILTALTVMPVWVLYPNLAPRKWKRPIFLGGIVWVGCLAFILLSDYPSSPMSMVLLSLVYPAFYVVASVKHARLTR, from the coding sequence ATGTCGTCGACCAAAGCCCCCTACCTCGTTCATCTGCTAACCGCCTCGGGTGTCATTCCCGCGGCGTTTGCCGTTCGGGAAATGGTTCAGCCGGAGTGTAATGTCGTGGTCGTGTTCGGCTTACTGCTGCTAACGACACTGATCGATGCGGTCGACGGTCCGCTTGCTCGTCGGTTTGACGTGAAAGAGACCGCCGCCAGTGTGGACGGGCGTGTCATTGACGATTTACTCGACTATCTCACGTTCGCCTTCATTCCATTGATGCTGATCTGGCGGATGCAATGGATGCCAAGCGGTTTAGGATGGACCGTCACGCTGGCGATGATGGCTAGCTTGCTTGGGTTCGCCCATCGAGAGGCCAAAGACGAAGCCCGCGGCGTCTTTCGTGGATTCCCATCGTATTGGAATTTGTACGCCATTTACGCCGGAGTCTTCTCCACTCAAATCAGTCCATGGTTGACCGCGAGCATGCTGTGGATCCTGACGGCGTTGACCGTGATGCCCGTTTGGGTGCTATACCCCAACCTTGCGCCCCGGAAATGGAAGAGGCCCATTTTTCTTGGAGGCATCGTTTGGGTTGGCTGCTTGGCGTTCATCTTGCTTTCTGATTATCCAAGCTCGCCGATGTCGATGGTCTTACTGTCGCTTGTCTATCCGGCATTCTATGTGGTCGCTTCGGTGAAGCATGCGAGGCTGACGCGTTGA